In Gemmatimonadaceae bacterium, the following are encoded in one genomic region:
- a CDS encoding PhoH family protein → MTEEPIVQRLSTEGADMLTLAGVNDANLIELSKQSGAKIALRGDTLTISGSHDAVNRARPIAKRMIETARQQMELTADDVLRMSIDTPRDGNGVEDLQRIVLPGIRKVIQPKTSGQREYLKLIAENDIVVGIGPAGTGKTYLAVAAAVDALSRKRVRRIVLARPAVEAGESLGFLPGDLQAKVDPYLRPLYDALEDMMPPERVQKALETRTIEIAPLAYMRGRTLDDAFVILDEAQNATNAQMKMFLTRLGVNSRTVITGDKTQIDLPRREDSGLVQIERILPGIDGIGFHYLTDSDVVRHRLVRKIIKAYADDAGN, encoded by the coding sequence GTGACTGAAGAACCGATCGTCCAGCGTCTCTCCACCGAAGGCGCCGACATGCTCACTCTCGCCGGTGTCAACGACGCCAACCTGATCGAGCTGTCGAAGCAGAGCGGAGCGAAGATCGCGCTCCGCGGTGACACGCTGACCATCTCCGGCTCCCACGACGCCGTGAATCGCGCGCGGCCGATCGCCAAGCGGATGATCGAGACGGCGCGGCAGCAGATGGAGCTCACCGCCGACGACGTGCTGCGGATGAGCATAGACACTCCGCGCGATGGAAACGGCGTGGAGGACCTGCAGCGCATCGTGCTGCCGGGCATTCGCAAGGTCATCCAGCCCAAGACGAGCGGGCAGCGCGAGTATCTCAAGCTCATCGCGGAAAACGACATCGTCGTCGGAATCGGCCCGGCGGGAACGGGCAAGACCTATCTCGCGGTCGCGGCGGCGGTGGATGCGCTGTCGCGAAAGCGCGTACGGCGGATCGTGCTGGCGCGACCGGCCGTCGAAGCGGGAGAGAGTCTGGGGTTCCTTCCCGGCGACCTGCAGGCGAAGGTGGATCCGTACCTTCGGCCGCTCTACGACGCGCTCGAGGACATGATGCCGCCGGAGCGCGTGCAGAAGGCGCTCGAAACGCGCACCATCGAAATCGCACCGCTCGCCTATATGCGCGGGCGCACGCTCGACGACGCGTTCGTCATTCTCGACGAGGCGCAGAACGCCACCAACGCGCAGATGAAGATGTTCCTCACCCGACTTGGGGTTAACTCGCGCACCGTCATTACCGGTGACAAGACGCAGATAGACCTTCCGCGCCGCGAGGACTCGGGTCTCGTCCAGATCGAGCGCATTCTCCCCGGAATTGACGGCATCGGCTTCCACTACCTGACCGATTCCGACGTCGTGCGTCACCGCCTCGTTCGCAAGATCATCAAGGCGTACGCCGACGACGCCGGTAACTGA
- the meaB gene encoding methylmalonyl Co-A mutase-associated GTPase MeaB: MQPATERLLANFAARKSSALARVVSIVENQRSGVDDVLAHLHPKLGNARRIGITGPPGAGKSTIISLVTREFRGAGLTVGIVCVDPTSPFTGGALLGDRVRMDSVALDEGVFIRSMATRGSLGGLAAATREVADVLDGYGFDRVIIETVGVGQSELDVARTADTTMVVLVPESGDSIQTLKAGVMEIADVFVINKSDRPGADRLRNDVELMLGLRKGSSYPNMPAHHGVDLKRIMNPARVAREEAAARNADVWTPPVLRSVAAKGEGIQEIVESLDRHFSYLERTGALRARRRERMVERVVEVAERKMRRRLWGVPATMEWLHGRVDELEAGAVTPYAVADDLLAAYGDLVKGVT, encoded by the coding sequence TTGCAGCCCGCGACTGAGCGTCTGCTCGCAAACTTCGCCGCGCGAAAGAGCTCCGCGCTCGCGCGCGTGGTGAGCATCGTCGAGAACCAGCGGTCCGGCGTGGACGACGTCCTCGCACACCTGCATCCGAAGCTCGGAAATGCGCGCCGCATCGGCATCACCGGTCCGCCGGGAGCAGGCAAGAGCACCATCATATCGCTCGTCACGCGCGAGTTCCGGGGCGCCGGACTCACCGTCGGCATCGTATGCGTGGATCCCACCTCTCCGTTCACCGGCGGCGCGCTGCTGGGTGACAGGGTGCGAATGGACAGTGTCGCGCTCGACGAGGGAGTGTTCATCCGCTCGATGGCTACGCGCGGCTCGCTCGGCGGTCTCGCTGCGGCGACGCGCGAAGTTGCCGACGTGCTCGATGGATATGGCTTCGATCGGGTGATCATCGAGACCGTCGGCGTTGGACAGTCCGAGCTGGATGTCGCGCGAACGGCGGACACGACGATGGTCGTGCTCGTGCCCGAATCGGGGGATTCGATTCAGACCCTCAAGGCGGGGGTGATGGAGATCGCCGATGTGTTCGTCATCAACAAGTCGGATCGCCCTGGCGCCGACAGGCTTCGCAACGACGTAGAGCTGATGCTCGGGCTGAGAAAAGGGAGCAGCTACCCGAACATGCCCGCGCACCATGGCGTTGATCTCAAGCGCATAATGAATCCTGCCCGCGTCGCGAGAGAGGAAGCGGCGGCGAGGAATGCGGATGTCTGGACACCGCCCGTGCTCCGGTCCGTTGCCGCGAAAGGCGAAGGCATTCAGGAAATCGTCGAGTCTCTGGACCGCCACTTCAGTTATCTTGAGCGGACCGGCGCGCTCCGCGCGCGGCGGCGCGAGCGCATGGTCGAGCGCGTGGTCGAGGTCGCCGAGCGGAAGATGCGACGCCGCCTGTGGGGCGTTCCGGCGACAATGGAATGGCTCCATGGCCGGGTGGATGAGCTGGAAGCGGGAGCGGTTACGCCGTACGCGGTTGCGGACGATCTCCTCGCTGCATACGGAGACCTCGTGAAAGGGGTGACATAA
- the folK gene encoding 2-amino-4-hydroxy-6-hydroxymethyldihydropteridine diphosphokinase: MTDVAYIALGSNLGNRELALSKARAAIAAIRDTRLIVATEIEETEPIGPIPQGKYLNQMVAVSTTLPPRTLLAALHRIERAAGRVRAIRWAPRTLDLDIVMIEGKEYADEALVVPHQELPSREFWQRQLAQLRELTND, from the coding sequence ATGACGGACGTGGCCTACATCGCGCTGGGATCGAATCTCGGAAACAGGGAGCTGGCGCTGTCCAAGGCTCGAGCCGCGATCGCGGCGATTCGTGACACACGCCTCATCGTGGCAACGGAGATAGAGGAGACCGAGCCGATCGGACCCATTCCACAGGGGAAGTATCTGAACCAGATGGTCGCGGTATCCACGACGCTTCCGCCGAGAACACTGCTCGCCGCGCTGCACCGCATAGAGCGCGCGGCCGGACGTGTGCGGGCCATTCGATGGGCTCCGCGTACGCTCGATCTCGACATCGTGATGATCGAGGGAAAGGAGTATGCCGACGAAGCGCTCGTCGTTCCCCATCAGGAGCTTCCAAGTCGCGAATTCTGGCAGCGGCAGCTCGCGCAGCTGCGGGAACTCACCAATGACTGA
- the aspS gene encoding aspartate--tRNA ligase: MTQPDVFATQLRPGGLAGALRASGAGELVTVAGWVHRVRNLGGLVFVDLRDRAGLLQVSFNPEWTGEAAISAATSLGQEYVIQVSGRIALRPEEMRNADMLTGDIELQATDLTVLATAATPAIPVARGKGEKLAAEDLRLRHRHLDLRRPELQQNLLLRHRLQQTTRRFLDERGYLEIETPILTKPTPEGARDYLVPSRVHAGEFYALPQSPQLYKQLLMVSGFDRYFQIARCFRDEDLRADRQPEFTQIDIEASFVGPEDIFALTEGLLAALFRDAGVEIPAKFPRMTYADAMESYGCDRPDLRYDLRIFDATEAFHGADFGITRGAIEAGGRVRGIRIPGGAALSRKQVDEIEQVAKSGGASGLLRVKNAGGVLEGPAARFLTEAGAAVLGIADGELCLMVAGPDEISSVALDRVRQDVARRLGMIPADRVELLWVTEFPLFGVDAGTGALSAVHHPFTAPNPADLDRLDSDPRSVRALAYDVVMNGTELGGGSIRIHDTGMQQRILGKLGIGGDEARSRFGFLLEALASGAPPHGGIALGFDRIAMLLAGAQSLREVIAFPKTTAARALFEGAPTPVSPEDLSDLHLELRSATSD; encoded by the coding sequence GTGACCCAACCGGATGTATTCGCGACCCAGCTGAGGCCGGGAGGACTGGCCGGAGCCCTGAGGGCGAGCGGCGCGGGTGAGCTGGTGACGGTCGCGGGCTGGGTACACCGCGTGAGAAATCTCGGCGGACTCGTATTCGTAGATCTCCGCGATCGCGCCGGATTGCTCCAGGTATCGTTCAATCCCGAGTGGACCGGCGAGGCCGCGATCTCCGCGGCGACATCGCTTGGCCAGGAGTACGTGATCCAGGTCAGTGGAAGGATCGCTCTCCGTCCGGAAGAGATGCGCAACGCCGACATGCTGACGGGTGATATCGAGCTCCAGGCGACGGATCTCACCGTGCTTGCGACTGCGGCAACACCGGCGATACCGGTCGCGCGGGGAAAGGGCGAGAAGCTGGCCGCAGAGGATCTTCGACTGCGCCATCGCCATCTGGATCTGCGCAGGCCGGAGCTCCAGCAGAATCTTCTGCTGCGGCATCGCCTTCAGCAGACTACGCGGCGTTTTCTGGATGAGCGCGGGTATCTCGAGATCGAGACGCCCATTCTCACCAAGCCGACGCCCGAAGGCGCGCGCGACTATCTCGTTCCGAGCCGCGTGCACGCGGGCGAATTCTACGCCTTGCCGCAGTCTCCTCAACTGTACAAGCAGCTGCTCATGGTGTCCGGATTCGACCGGTACTTCCAGATCGCGCGCTGTTTCCGCGACGAGGATCTTCGTGCCGACAGGCAGCCCGAGTTCACGCAGATAGATATTGAGGCGTCCTTCGTTGGGCCGGAAGACATTTTTGCGCTGACCGAAGGACTCCTTGCGGCGCTCTTCCGTGATGCCGGCGTCGAGATTCCAGCGAAGTTTCCGCGAATGACGTACGCCGACGCGATGGAGAGCTACGGCTGCGATCGCCCCGATCTGCGATACGATCTCCGCATCTTCGACGCGACGGAAGCGTTTCACGGTGCGGATTTTGGAATCACGCGAGGCGCCATCGAAGCGGGCGGACGGGTCCGCGGAATCCGCATTCCCGGAGGAGCGGCGCTGTCGCGCAAGCAGGTGGACGAGATCGAGCAGGTTGCAAAATCCGGCGGCGCGTCCGGGCTGCTTCGGGTGAAGAACGCCGGAGGCGTTCTGGAAGGCCCGGCCGCCAGGTTCCTGACAGAAGCGGGCGCGGCTGTGCTCGGTATCGCGGACGGCGAGCTGTGCCTGATGGTCGCCGGACCCGATGAGATCTCGAGCGTTGCGCTCGATCGGGTCAGACAGGACGTCGCCCGCCGCCTCGGTATGATTCCCGCCGATCGCGTCGAGCTCCTGTGGGTGACCGAGTTCCCGCTCTTCGGCGTTGACGCTGGTACCGGCGCGCTGTCGGCCGTCCACCATCCATTCACAGCCCCCAACCCCGCCGATCTCGACCGTCTCGATTCGGACCCGCGTTCCGTCCGCGCACTGGCGTATGACGTCGTGATGAACGGCACGGAGCTCGGCGGCGGCAGCATTCGCATTCACGATACCGGGATGCAGCAGCGCATACTCGGCAAGCTCGGCATAGGCGGCGACGAGGCGCGGTCGCGATTTGGATTCCTGCTCGAGGCGCTCGCGTCGGGCGCGCCGCCGCATGGCGGGATCGCGTTGGGATTCGACCGCATCGCCATGCTTCTCGCCGGCGCGCAATCGCTGCGCGAAGTGATCGCGTTCCCCAAGACGACTGCGGCGCGCGCCTTGTTCGAGGGCGCGCCGACTCCGGTGAGCCCGGAGGACCTCTCTGACCTGCACCTGGAGCTCCGCTCTGCCACAAGTGACTGA
- the panC gene encoding pantoate--beta-alanine ligase, whose product MVVVTAIADVRNAVAKARESGARVGFVPTMGALHDGHVSLVERAKREADLTVMSIFVNPLQFAPTEDLSRYPRPVQEDERLAADAGVDILFRPDVADMYPPGRVILVTAGDLGSDWEGKSRPGHFDGVLTVVTKLFNIVQPDFAVFGRKDLQQAALVQALVRDLDMPISIVVSPIVRESDGLAMSSRNRYLSVAERNQATILSTALHSVKQAFADGERDTPTLEAICRRVLASASEVRPDYVAVVDPATFRRSPRAEPGFGAILAARVGGTRLIDNVTLGSNDQD is encoded by the coding sequence ATGGTGGTTGTCACGGCGATCGCGGATGTTCGGAACGCGGTCGCGAAAGCCCGCGAGAGCGGCGCCCGCGTCGGCTTCGTGCCGACCATGGGTGCGCTGCACGACGGACACGTAAGTCTCGTCGAGCGCGCAAAGCGGGAAGCGGATCTGACGGTGATGAGCATCTTCGTGAATCCCCTGCAGTTCGCCCCCACGGAGGATCTCTCCCGCTACCCGCGTCCGGTGCAGGAAGACGAGCGGCTCGCGGCAGACGCGGGCGTGGATATTCTCTTCAGGCCGGATGTGGCGGACATGTATCCGCCGGGCCGCGTCATCCTGGTGACTGCTGGAGATCTGGGGAGCGACTGGGAAGGCAAGAGCAGACCCGGACATTTCGACGGCGTTCTGACTGTCGTGACGAAGCTGTTCAACATCGTGCAACCGGATTTTGCCGTTTTCGGACGCAAGGATCTGCAACAGGCGGCGCTCGTGCAGGCGCTCGTGCGCGACCTCGACATGCCCATCTCGATAGTCGTGTCGCCCATCGTGCGCGAGAGCGATGGCCTCGCGATGTCGAGCCGTAACCGCTACCTGAGCGTCGCGGAGCGGAACCAGGCGACGATACTCAGCACGGCCCTGCACTCGGTGAAGCAGGCTTTCGCCGATGGCGAACGTGACACTCCCACACTCGAGGCCATTTGCCGGAGGGTTCTCGCTTCTGCAAGCGAGGTGCGACCGGACTACGTGGCGGTGGTGGACCCTGCGACCTTTCGCCGGTCGCCCCGCGCCGAGCCGGGATTCGGCGCCATCTTGGCCGCCCGCGTCGGCGGAACACGGCTCATAGATAACGTGACACTCGGATCGAATGATCAGGACTGA
- the ybeY gene encoding rRNA maturation RNase YbeY codes for MNPARVVTEVSSTVRRLAIRPARVRELVEATLAAEKIRDAMVSVAFVGRATIARINHEYLGHDGATDVISFGMGREAPGMPAVGDVYICPEVASRNARRLGISEREELSRLVVHGTLHVVGHDHPDDESRTRSKMWKKQERILAARD; via the coding sequence ATGAATCCGGCGCGAGTCGTCACAGAGGTCTCATCCACCGTCCGGCGGCTCGCGATCCGTCCGGCAAGAGTGCGTGAGCTCGTCGAGGCGACTCTTGCCGCGGAGAAGATCCGTGACGCCATGGTCTCCGTCGCGTTCGTGGGGCGCGCGACCATTGCACGAATCAATCATGAATATCTCGGGCACGATGGTGCGACGGATGTGATTTCCTTCGGGATGGGTCGCGAAGCGCCGGGTATGCCGGCCGTTGGCGACGTCTACATCTGTCCCGAAGTGGCGTCGCGCAACGCCAGGCGACTCGGTATTTCCGAGAGGGAGGAGCTGTCGCGCCTCGTCGTTCACGGCACGCTACATGTCGTCGGACACGACCATCCGGATGACGAGTCGCGCACCCGTTCGAAGATGTGGAAGAAACAGGAAAGGATTCTTGCAGCCCGCGACTGA
- a CDS encoding dihydroneopterin aldolase, whose amino-acid sequence MDLQHIVTLQAMRFHTHIGVLPHEAEIAQSIEVDASVWVTRADTAHGFEGILDYRQLYDLVAGVVGTGHIRYLEDLVEGVAAKALEMNGVTRVKVSVRKPHVALPGPVMYAEVSLERTRG is encoded by the coding sequence ATGGATCTGCAACACATAGTGACGCTCCAGGCGATGCGCTTTCACACGCACATCGGCGTCCTCCCACACGAGGCGGAGATCGCGCAATCCATAGAGGTGGACGCCTCGGTATGGGTCACTCGCGCGGACACCGCACACGGCTTCGAAGGGATTCTCGATTATCGGCAGCTCTACGATCTCGTTGCCGGAGTCGTCGGAACCGGCCACATTCGTTATCTCGAGGATCTCGTCGAGGGCGTGGCCGCGAAGGCGCTCGAGATGAACGGGGTCACGCGGGTGAAGGTGAGTGTGAGAAAGCCGCACGTGGCGCTGCCGGGACCGGTGATGTACGCGGAAGTAAGCCTGGAACGCACGCGAGGATGA
- a CDS encoding HD domain-containing protein: protein MASPLRAEPRVPAQDPASAAYLRKRGSDFIISLYGTLRAIRLYPVEHTAVKKTLAELAQISREIQEHERELELRISGEFLFINATRLRLDLTNYVTFGYLVRVCRAAGVGAIRVHHAVARDWLVLLSVLDAQTSLDPADRLAEITTHLGQTGVKELELGHLVDNDDRDYSEEAKQAASRTYNQSVAVTREVINSVRMGRTPSIRRIKRVVQGIVDQILNEETSLIGLTAIRDYDEYTFTHSVNVCIFAVALGRRLGLTKLQLFDLGLSALMHDIGKSRVPLGLTHKSEQLSEDEWHQIAAHPWLGVLVLFQLRGQQEDVSYRAMTVAYEHHMRTDLSGYPKPVRPRAMSMTSKIVAVVDAYDAATTRRVYQTIPYAPSAVLQEMRDNPRRGMDQIVVKAFINLLGIYPVGTLLVLDTFELAIVTAANPRPEALSRPLVRIVSDANGNTLHPAPEIDLAQQDVNGEYPRTIIKTADPGRYGIIVGDYLV from the coding sequence GTGGCTAGCCCGCTTCGTGCCGAGCCGCGCGTCCCAGCGCAGGATCCCGCGAGCGCGGCGTATCTCCGCAAGCGCGGGAGCGATTTCATCATTTCGCTCTACGGGACTCTTCGCGCGATCAGGCTGTACCCGGTCGAGCACACCGCCGTTAAGAAGACGCTGGCGGAGCTGGCGCAGATCAGCCGCGAGATACAGGAGCATGAGCGCGAGCTCGAGCTGCGGATCTCGGGCGAGTTCCTGTTCATCAATGCTACGCGGCTGCGGCTCGACCTCACGAATTACGTGACCTTTGGATACCTGGTGCGCGTGTGCCGCGCTGCCGGAGTCGGCGCGATCCGCGTGCATCACGCCGTGGCCCGCGACTGGCTGGTGCTGCTGTCTGTTCTCGACGCGCAAACGTCGCTCGATCCAGCCGACCGGCTGGCGGAGATAACCACCCACCTCGGGCAGACGGGCGTGAAGGAGCTCGAGCTCGGTCATCTGGTGGATAACGACGACCGGGATTATTCGGAAGAGGCGAAACAGGCTGCGAGCCGCACGTACAACCAGTCGGTAGCCGTCACACGCGAGGTCATCAATTCTGTTCGCATGGGACGCACTCCGAGTATCCGGCGAATCAAGCGCGTCGTTCAGGGCATCGTGGACCAGATCCTGAACGAGGAGACCTCGCTGATCGGTCTGACGGCGATTCGCGACTACGACGAGTACACGTTCACGCACAGCGTCAACGTGTGCATCTTCGCAGTTGCCCTCGGACGCCGGCTCGGCCTCACGAAGCTGCAGCTATTCGACCTCGGACTGTCGGCGCTGATGCACGACATCGGAAAATCGCGCGTGCCCCTCGGGTTGACGCACAAGTCCGAGCAGCTCTCGGAGGACGAGTGGCACCAGATCGCGGCGCATCCGTGGTTGGGAGTTCTCGTGCTCTTCCAGCTTCGCGGCCAGCAGGAGGACGTATCATATCGCGCGATGACTGTCGCATACGAGCACCACATGCGCACCGATCTGAGCGGCTACCCGAAGCCGGTGCGGCCGCGCGCAATGAGCATGACGAGCAAGATCGTCGCTGTCGTGGATGCGTACGATGCGGCGACGACGAGGCGCGTCTACCAGACGATACCGTACGCTCCGTCGGCGGTCCTGCAGGAGATGCGTGACAATCCGAGACGCGGAATGGACCAGATAGTGGTGAAGGCGTTCATCAACCTTCTCGGCATCTATCCGGTCGGTACGCTCCTGGTTCTCGACACGTTCGAGCTGGCCATCGTCACGGCGGCAAATCCGCGTCCTGAAGCGCTGTCGCGGCCGCTGGTTCGAATCGTCAGCGACGCGAATGGAAATACACTGCATCCGGCACCCGAAATTGACCTTGCGCAGCAGGACGTCAACGGCGAGTATCCCCGCACGATCATCAAGACGGCGGATCCGGGCAGGTATGGCATCATCGTTGGCGACTATCTCGTCTAA
- the panB gene encoding 3-methyl-2-oxobutanoate hydroxymethyltransferase: MTDAPDAGRKVTIRDVVRMKRDGRKLVVVTAYDVLFAKLVDSAGVDIVLVGDSLGNVVAGFDTTLPVTMDQMIYHGAAVRRGVKRALLVVDMPFLSYQSSEEAAVLNCGRVLQQTEADAVKVEGGSEQMVKTVRRLTDIGIPIVAHLGFTPQSVRTLGMRVQGREATDADRMVEQAHSLEDAGAFAIVLELIPSDLAQRITESVAIPTIGIGAGPHCDGQVLVLPDLLGLNDGFAPKFLKKYADLAGSVRDAVQRYGEEVRSGQYPDAEHSN, encoded by the coding sequence ATGACTGATGCGCCGGACGCGGGACGCAAGGTGACGATCCGGGACGTCGTCCGGATGAAGCGCGACGGCCGGAAGCTCGTCGTCGTGACGGCCTACGATGTTCTCTTCGCAAAGCTCGTGGACTCGGCCGGTGTCGACATCGTGCTCGTCGGAGATTCGCTCGGCAACGTCGTCGCCGGATTTGACACCACGCTGCCGGTGACCATGGACCAGATGATCTATCACGGCGCCGCGGTGAGACGGGGAGTGAAGCGCGCGCTGCTTGTGGTGGACATGCCGTTTCTCAGCTACCAGTCGAGCGAGGAGGCTGCGGTCCTCAATTGCGGTCGTGTGCTTCAGCAGACGGAAGCCGATGCGGTGAAGGTGGAAGGCGGAAGCGAGCAGATGGTGAAGACCGTGCGGCGTCTCACTGACATCGGCATTCCAATCGTCGCGCACCTCGGCTTTACACCGCAATCGGTACGTACGCTGGGCATGAGGGTGCAGGGACGGGAAGCAACCGATGCGGACCGGATGGTCGAACAGGCTCACTCGCTCGAGGACGCAGGAGCATTCGCCATCGTGCTCGAGCTGATTCCCTCGGATCTCGCGCAGCGTATCACCGAGTCGGTGGCGATCCCGACGATCGGCATCGGCGCCGGGCCGCATTGCGACGGACAGGTGCTCGTGCTGCCGGACCTGCTCGGACTGAACGACGGCTTCGCGCCGAAGTTCCTCAAGAAATACGCGGATCTCGCGGGGTCGGTGAGAGACGCCGTGCAGCGATACGGGGAAGAAGTCAGATCAGGTCAGTACCCCGATGCAGAGCACAGCAATTAG
- the rlmN gene encoding 23S rRNA (adenine(2503)-C(2))-methyltransferase RlmN, whose protein sequence is MTNASAPAKSRINLLDMLPGDADDALRSFAARHGEPAYRAEQVLQHLWRDPRESFQAMAQLPRGMRDQLEEEFEIPRLGLAARQLSTDGTEKFLFRLSDGEHIETVAIPEGTRLTLCISSQAGCALQCSFCATGAMGFSRNLRVSEIAGQVREVTLLTGRQPTNIVFMGMGEPLMNWKAVDPVLTILNDAKGFGIGARHITVSTVGVLPGIVALGERREQFRLAISIHAPSDAVRRTLMPINTKYPLAQVIEAARVFDRRVTFEYVMLHGVNDEPSHAVQLAELARRCKAFVNLIPLHAGGAGDFVPTTPQGIAAFARAIRSKGVEVAIRKSRGKDIAAACGQLRVERQKRRTPVTADENSDIQVA, encoded by the coding sequence GTGACAAACGCCTCGGCACCCGCGAAAAGCCGGATCAATCTGCTGGACATGCTGCCGGGCGATGCGGATGACGCCCTGCGGTCGTTCGCCGCGCGCCATGGCGAGCCAGCATACCGCGCCGAGCAGGTCCTCCAACACCTGTGGAGAGATCCCCGGGAGAGCTTTCAGGCGATGGCGCAATTGCCGCGTGGAATGCGCGACCAGCTCGAGGAGGAGTTCGAAATTCCGCGACTCGGTCTTGCCGCGCGCCAGCTCTCGACCGATGGCACGGAGAAGTTTCTTTTTCGCCTCTCGGACGGGGAGCACATCGAGACCGTCGCGATTCCGGAAGGAACCCGACTCACGCTATGCATCTCATCGCAGGCCGGATGCGCGCTGCAATGTTCATTCTGCGCGACTGGCGCGATGGGCTTCTCGCGCAACCTGCGCGTTTCCGAAATCGCGGGACAGGTTCGCGAAGTGACGCTTCTCACCGGACGCCAGCCGACGAACATCGTTTTCATGGGAATGGGCGAGCCGCTGATGAATTGGAAAGCGGTGGATCCTGTGCTGACCATACTCAACGACGCGAAGGGATTCGGCATCGGAGCGAGGCACATCACGGTGTCCACTGTCGGCGTGCTTCCCGGAATCGTCGCGCTGGGCGAGCGGCGCGAACAATTCCGGCTCGCCATATCAATCCACGCTCCATCCGACGCCGTGCGGCGCACGCTGATGCCGATCAACACCAAGTACCCGCTGGCGCAGGTGATCGAGGCGGCGCGGGTGTTCGACCGCCGCGTGACGTTCGAGTACGTGATGCTTCACGGCGTGAACGACGAGCCGTCCCACGCCGTGCAGCTGGCCGAGCTCGCGCGCCGATGCAAGGCATTCGTGAACCTCATCCCACTGCACGCTGGCGGCGCGGGCGATTTCGTCCCGACCACTCCGCAGGGAATCGCGGCTTTTGCCCGCGCGATCAGATCGAAGGGCGTCGAAGTCGCGATAAGAAAAAGCCGCGGCAAGGACATCGCCGCGGCGTGTGGCCAGCTACGGGTAGAAAGGCAGAAGCGGCGGACGCCAGTCACCGCCGACGAGAACAGTGACATCCAGGTAGCGTGA
- the trpA gene encoding tryptophan synthase subunit alpha produces MASSLATISSNRIGRKFERLRAEKRKALVCYVTAGHPDFERSLDLMRGLEQEGVDVMEVGVPFSDPIADGPVIQQSSQQALALGMSLERTLDLIERARLEIPVVLFTYLNPLLASGPDVLTRARDAGVDGILLTDLPVGADPAREHWLGSSDLAYIRLVAPTTPVERMREIARNGSGFVYLISRLGVTGARTDVPPELPETAARLRSATDLPICIGFGVSGPEQARTVAGIADGVIVGSALVKAAGESIDRALELTRTLRHALDN; encoded by the coding sequence ATGGCATCATCGTTGGCGACTATCTCGTCTAACAGAATCGGTAGAAAGTTCGAGCGCCTGCGCGCGGAAAAGCGCAAGGCGCTCGTCTGCTACGTCACGGCTGGCCACCCCGATTTCGAGAGGTCGCTGGATCTGATGCGCGGTCTGGAACAGGAAGGCGTAGACGTCATGGAGGTCGGCGTGCCGTTCTCCGACCCCATAGCCGACGGGCCCGTGATCCAGCAGAGCTCCCAGCAGGCGCTTGCCCTCGGCATGAGCCTCGAGCGGACACTGGACCTGATCGAGCGAGCGCGCCTCGAGATTCCGGTCGTGCTTTTCACATACCTGAATCCGCTCCTCGCGTCTGGCCCCGACGTTCTGACACGGGCCCGCGATGCGGGCGTGGACGGAATCCTGCTGACCGACCTGCCCGTCGGAGCAGATCCCGCGAGAGAGCACTGGCTCGGCTCGAGCGACCTGGCCTACATCCGGCTGGTGGCGCCCACGACGCCCGTCGAGCGGATGCGCGAGATCGCACGCAACGGCTCAGGGTTCGTCTATCTGATAAGCCGTCTTGGTGTCACCGGCGCGCGAACCGATGTACCGCCGGAGCTCCCGGAGACCGCTGCGCGCCTCCGTTCGGCGACGGATCTTCCCATCTGCATCGGATTCGGAGTATCCGGCCCGGAGCAGGCCCGGACGGTTGCCGGGATCGCCGACGGAGTCATCGTTGGAAGCGCCCTCGTGAAAGCGGCCGGAGAGAGTATTGACCGCGCCCTCGAACTGACGCGCACGCTTCGGCACGCACTGGACAACTAG
- a CDS encoding LytR C-terminal domain-containing protein → MKIGRWILLALVLAGAGVFAWRRYERVAISPTLTKQESPEVLVPPGVRIKVEVLNATRVRGLARKATMYLRDRGFDVVAVGTAPEQRTATLVLDRSGHPEWARLVALAFNARAEARPDSSRYLDVTVLVGGDWRPPLLPFYP, encoded by the coding sequence GTGAAAATCGGCAGGTGGATCCTCCTCGCCCTCGTTCTCGCGGGTGCGGGGGTCTTCGCGTGGCGCCGCTATGAGCGCGTGGCAATCTCTCCGACGCTCACGAAGCAGGAATCGCCGGAAGTGCTGGTGCCGCCCGGCGTTCGCATCAAGGTCGAAGTGCTGAACGCCACCAGGGTGCGCGGCCTCGCGCGCAAAGCGACGATGTATCTCCGCGATCGCGGCTTCGATGTGGTAGCCGTCGGGACTGCCCCGGAGCAGCGGACCGCCACGCTCGTTCTCGACCGATCGGGCCATCCGGAGTGGGCCAGGCTCGTCGCGCTGGCGTTCAACGCGCGCGCGGAAGCCCGGCCCGACAGCTCACGCTACCTGGATGTCACTGTTCTCGTCGGCGGTGACTGGCGTCCGCCGCTTCTGCCTTTCTACCCGTAG